The Apium graveolens cultivar Ventura chromosome 6, ASM990537v1, whole genome shotgun sequence genome contains a region encoding:
- the LOC141666491 gene encoding potassium channel AKT2/3: MGMRDVDSSHNKHDGSWRLSEKQDEEEEEYGTNLEDLNLSNLSKLVLPPLGASSYANNNQNSAELRRHTKGRRIISPMNSKYRYWESWMVLLVFYSAWVYPFEVSFLKSSPITGIYIADIVVDLFFGVDIYLTFSVAYFDQKSQLIIRDPKQIAKRYLSTWFVMDLASTIPFDLVVMLFTGSHNLGLPYSLLGLLRFWRIRRVKQFFTRLEKDIRFSYFFIRCARLLAVTLFTVHCAGCLYYLLAELYPHEGRTWIGASNPNFRETPLAIRYISSMYWSITTMTTVGYGDLHAVNTAEMVFIIVYMLINLGLTAYIIGNMTNLVVEGTSRTMEFRNSIEAASNFVSRNHLPVRLREQILAYMCLRFKAESLNQQQLIEQLPKTIIKSISQHLFIPTVQRVYLFQNVSRETLLLLAVDMKAEYIPPREDVILQNEAPDDVYIIVSGEVELIDHSEMDQKEEIVGILQPGDMFGEIGALCCRPQAVTYRTKTLSQLLKMKTGALIEAMQSKQEDYVAILKNFLQHHKRLKELNIGDLIVDCGNQEDDDPNMSINLLTVAGTGNAAFLDELLKARLDPDIGDSKGRTPLHIAASKGHEECVLVLLKHACNIHLRDVEGNTAMWDAIAAKHHSIFRILYHWASISDPCTAGDLLTTAARRNDVAVMKELLKHGLFVDSKDRHGLTPIQIAMEENHSEMVELLVMNGADVNTEDVHKSNNKFLSSLNLDEMLQKREVGHRISMLDSVVDKRIVKKWEDEDPAEEIKKEKSSKGITCSIRVSIYRGHPVKRRENCCTEAGRLITLPSSLDELKSIAGNKFGFDATNAVITDGEGSEIDSIEVIRDGDKLFVVEDTSPLM; encoded by the exons ATGGGAATGAGAGATGTCGATTCGTCACATAATAAACACGACGGAAGCTGGCGGTTGTCGGAGAAACAAGATGAGGAGGAGGAAGAGTATGGGACCAACTTGGAAGACTTGAACTTATCAAACCTTTCCAAACTTGTTCTTCCACCACTTGGTGCTTCAAGTTATGCTaataataatcaaaactcagctGAGCTCCGTCGCCACACCAAGGGTAGAAGAATCATTTCTCCAATGAACTCCAAATACAG GTACTGGGAGTCATGGATGGTGCTACTGGTGTTCTACTCAGCATGGGTGTACCCATTTGAAGTATCATTTCTAAAATCATCACCAATTACCGGAATTTACATAGCCGACATCGTGGTGGATCTTTTCTTCGGCGTCGATATTTACTTGACATTTTCCGTCGCCTATTTTGATCAAAAATCTCAGTTGATCATCCGTGACCCTAAGCAAATTGCCAAGAG GTACCTATCGACATGGTTTGTGATGGATTTGGCCTCAACAATTCCCTTCGATCTGGTGGTAATGTTGTTCACCGGCAGCCATAATCTTGGTCTCCCTTACTCCCTCTTGGGCTTGCTTCGATTTTGGCGTATTCGTCGCGTTAAACAGTTTTTTACCAG GCTTGAAAAGGATATCAGattcagttatttcttcatcagATGTGCTAGGCTGCTGGCT GTAACATTGTTCACAGTACATTGTGCTGGTTGTCTTTATTACTTGCTAGCTGAACTCTATCCTCATGAAGGAAGAACTTGGATAGGGGCATCTAATCCAAATTTCAGAGAAACACCTCTTGCAATTCGATACATTTCATCCATGTACTGGTCAATCACCACCATGACAACTGTTGGTTATGGTGATCTCCATGCTGTGAACACGGCTGAGATGGTGTTTATTATTGTGTACATGCTCATCAACCTTGGCTTAACAGCTTACATTATTGGTAATATGACAAATTTAGTCGTTGAAGGCACTAGTCGTACCATGGAATTT AGGAATAGCATTGAAGCAGCGTCAAACTTTGTGAGCAGAAACCACTTGCCGGTCAGACTCAGGGAGCAGATACTAGCTTATATGTGCTTGAGATTCAAGGCTGAGAGCTTGAACCAGCAGCAACTGATTGAACAACTACCAAAAACCATTATCAAAAGCATTAGTCAGCATTTGTTTATTCCAACCGTCCAGAGGGTCTATCTTTTCCAGAATGTATCAAGGGAAACTCTCCTGCTCTTG GCTGTGGATATGAAGGCTGAATATATACCACCTAGAGAGGATGTGATATTGCAGAATGAAGCACCTGATGATGTTTATATAATAGTGTCAGGGGAAGTGGAATTAATTGATCACTCTGAGATGGATCAGAAAGAGGAAATTGTTGGGATTTTGCAGCCTGGAGATATGTTTGGAGAAATAGGTGCACTGTGCTGCAGGCCACAAGCTGTTACATATCGAACCAAGACTCTTTCGCAGCTCTTGAAGATGAAAACTGGTGCTCTTATTGAAGCAATGCAAAGTAAACAAGAAGACTATGTTGCCATTCTCAAAAACTTCCTTCAG CATCATAAAAGGCTGAAGGAGTTGAATATAGGGGACTTGATAGTGGATTGTGGGAATCAAGAAGATGATGATCCTAATATGTCGATCAACTTACTAACAGTTGCCGGCACAGGAAATGCTGCTTTCCTTGACGAACTTCTCAAGGCAAGATTAGACCCTGACATAGGAGATTCCAAGGGAAGAACACCACTG CATATTGCAGCATCAAAGGGGCATGAAGAATGTGTATTGGTACTCCTCAAGCATGCATGTAACATACACCTAAGAG ATGTAGAAGGTAACACTGCAATGTGGGATGCCATAGCAGCAAAACACCACTCCATATTCAGAATACTTTACCACTGGGCTTCCATCTCGGATCCATGCACTGCAGGGGACCTCTTAACCACAGCTGCAAGGAGGAATGATGTAGCTGTCATGAAAGAACTCCTGAAGCACGGTTTGTTTGTAGATTCAAAAGATCGTCATGGATTAACACCTATCCAAATCGCGATGGAGGAAAACCATTCGGAAATGGTGGAGCTTCTTGTGATGAATGGTGCAGATGTCAACACTGAAGATGTACATAAATCTAATAACAAGTTTTTGTCTTCTTTAAATCTGGATGAAATGTTGCAAAAAAGAGAAGTAGGCCATCGGATAAGCATGCTTGACAGCGTCGTGGACAAAAGGATTGTAAAGAAATGGGAGGATGAAGATCCAGCTGAAGAGATTAAGAAGGAAAAATCATCAAAAGGAATAACATGTTCTATCAGAGTTAGTATATACAGAGGACATCCAGTAAAGAGAAGAGAAAATTGTTGCACTGAAGCTGGCCGACTAATTACACTGCCTTCTTCACTGGATGAACTCAAATCTATAGCAG GTAATAAGTTTGGATTTGATGCGACAAATGCTGTTATAACAGATGGAGAAGGGTCAGAAATCGACTCCATAGAAGTAATAAGAGACGGGGATAAGCTTTTCGTAGTAGAGGACACAAGTCCTCTCATGTAA